A window of the Camelus dromedarius isolate mCamDro1 chromosome 5, mCamDro1.pat, whole genome shotgun sequence genome harbors these coding sequences:
- the TNFAIP8L3 gene encoding tumor necrosis factor alpha-induced protein 8-like protein 3 isoform X2, which yields MIHPPPVTSQVSASVRSGPDVFSSKNFALQAQKKILSKIASKTVANMLIDDTSSEIFDELYKVTREHTHSKKEAHKIMKDLIKVAIKIGILYRNNQFSQEEVVIVEKFRKKLNQTAMTIVSFYEVEYTFDRNVLSTLLHECKELVHELVQRHLTPRTHGRINHVFNHFADVEFLSTLYSLDGDCRPNLKRICEGINKLLDEKVL from the exons ATGATTCACCCCCCACCAGTGACTTCACAAGTATCTGCTTCAGTTCGCTCTG gtCCTGATGTTTTTAGTTCAAAGAACTTTGCCCTTCAAGCCCAGAAGAAGATTCTGAGCAAAATAGCCAGCAAAACTGTGGCCAACATGCTGATTGATGACACCAGCAGTGAGATCTTTGATGAGCTCTACAAAGTCACCAGAGAGCACACCCACAGCAAGAAGGAAGCCCACAAGATCATGAAAGACTTAATCAAGGTGGCGATCAAAATTGGGATCCTCTACCGGAACAACCAGTTCAGTCAAGAGGAGGTTGTTATTGTGGAGAAGTTCAGGAAGAAGCTCAACCAGACCGCCATGACCATTGTCAGCTTCTATGAGGTGGAGTACACCTTCGATAGGAACGTGCTCTCCACACTCCTACATGAGTGCAAGGAGCTGGTGCATGAACTGGTACAGCGACACCTGACGCCAAGGACCCACGGGCGCATCAACCACGTCTTCAACCACTTTGCCGATGTGGAGTTCCTCTCCACCCTTTATAGTCTGGATGGAGACTGTAGGCCCAACCTCAAGAGGATTTGTGAAGGAATCAATAAACTGCTAGATGAGAAAGTCCTCTGA
- the TNFAIP8L3 gene encoding tumor necrosis factor alpha-induced protein 8-like protein 3 isoform X1: MDSDSGEQSEGEPGTAAGPDVFSSKNFALQAQKKILSKIASKTVANMLIDDTSSEIFDELYKVTREHTHSKKEAHKIMKDLIKVAIKIGILYRNNQFSQEEVVIVEKFRKKLNQTAMTIVSFYEVEYTFDRNVLSTLLHECKELVHELVQRHLTPRTHGRINHVFNHFADVEFLSTLYSLDGDCRPNLKRICEGINKLLDEKVL; encoded by the coding sequence gtCCTGATGTTTTTAGTTCAAAGAACTTTGCCCTTCAAGCCCAGAAGAAGATTCTGAGCAAAATAGCCAGCAAAACTGTGGCCAACATGCTGATTGATGACACCAGCAGTGAGATCTTTGATGAGCTCTACAAAGTCACCAGAGAGCACACCCACAGCAAGAAGGAAGCCCACAAGATCATGAAAGACTTAATCAAGGTGGCGATCAAAATTGGGATCCTCTACCGGAACAACCAGTTCAGTCAAGAGGAGGTTGTTATTGTGGAGAAGTTCAGGAAGAAGCTCAACCAGACCGCCATGACCATTGTCAGCTTCTATGAGGTGGAGTACACCTTCGATAGGAACGTGCTCTCCACACTCCTACATGAGTGCAAGGAGCTGGTGCATGAACTGGTACAGCGACACCTGACGCCAAGGACCCACGGGCGCATCAACCACGTCTTCAACCACTTTGCCGATGTGGAGTTCCTCTCCACCCTTTATAGTCTGGATGGAGACTGTAGGCCCAACCTCAAGAGGATTTGTGAAGGAATCAATAAACTGCTAGATGAGAAAGTCCTCTGA